The DNA sequence CGTACATTGTGAACTGTGATTTGTCAAAGATTATGAATTGTGCACTGTGAACTGTGTATTAGCAAAAATTGTCAATTGCCAATTAAATTACCTGCTTCCTGGCTTTACAATTGACCTATTCATTTTACAAAGGGAGCAGTTTTCGCTATCGTAAATATTTGCTTCTATTTTTACCCCATAATAAACTGGATACATAATCTTTTCTTTACTTCTATCTACTAAACAAGCTATTCCTACAACTTCCCCACCAAGTTCTTCCACTACTTTTATAGCCTCATAGGAGGATTTACCTGTAGTTACTACATCTTCAGCAATTAATACCTTTTGTCCTTTTTCTATAGTAAAACCCCTTCTCAACCTCATATTTCCATTTTCCCTCTCCACAAAGATAGATGGTTTGCCCGCTTGTCTGCCAATTTCATAACTAACAATAATTCCTCCTATGGCAGGGCCCACTACAATATCGAAATCTACTCCCTTTAATTTGTCTACGATTAATCCAATTGCCTTTTCAGCCCTTTCAGGGTACATCAACAATTTTGCACACTGAATATACACATCGCTATGTTTCCCAGAAGACAAAAGAAAATGTCCTTCTAGTAAAGCACCCGTTTCCTTTAACATACTTATTAGCATCTATATAACCCTCC is a window from the Tepidimicrobium xylanilyticum genome containing:
- the pyrE gene encoding orotate phosphoribosyltransferase, yielding MLISMLKETGALLEGHFLLSSGKHSDVYIQCAKLLMYPERAEKAIGLIVDKLKGVDFDIVVGPAIGGIIVSYEIGRQAGKPSIFVERENGNMRLRRGFTIEKGQKVLIAEDVVTTGKSSYEAIKVVEELGGEVVGIACLVDRSKEKIMYPVYYGVKIEANIYDSENCSLCKMNRSIVKPGSR